From the genome of Ciona intestinalis unplaced genomic scaffold, KH HT000186.2, whole genome shotgun sequence:
ACAACTATAACGGAAAGATCGGCTTGACCAGGGTTTTTCGGCACTTCATGTACAGTAGAAACAGACCTGTTAACTGTAGGTAAATTTAATCCAATTTCGCCAGAAAAATCACCAGAAATGTCGTGAGAATTCCCATTTCCAAAGTGCACAAAGCTGCCGTCGTTATAGTTTTCCATTTCCTTATCAGaatctgtgtttttttctcCCGATCTTTTTAACGGTATTTGATTAGGTCTCAATAAAATGGGGTGCCTTAGCTTTATAACTGGCATTGTaatgttttcagttttaccGCTATCGTAAACGGGTATAGTATCACATAAGCCCTCTTCGGTGTATGTAAGCATATTCACCCCATGCCTGTATCTTGGCGTTTCGCATTCGACGTATAACTCTGTAAGCTCATGCCTGCTAATCCATTTTAGCATAGATACGGCGTCACAGTCACATTTCCAAGGGTTATCATCCAAATTCAGAATCTCCAAATTTCGCATTCGTCCCAGGTTCGGAAAATTTTCCAATTCGTTCCGTTCCAATACCAAAGTTTGAAGCGCTTTATTGTTAAACGCGCGTCTTGCTATAGAACTTATATTACAGCCTTCAAGCCAGAGTTGGCGGAGCAGTTTCATTCCTCTAAGCGCCTCTCTTCGTATTTCTGTTATCGGATTAATACCTAATAGCAAAGTATCCAGAGCAGGCAACACCTTCAACTGCGTGCTCGGAAATTGGTGGATTTTGTTCAATTTCAAATTCAGAACTTGTAGTTTTGTTAAACCCGCAAAACCCAGAGGCGAAATTGttgaaatgttatttttcattaaattcaATTGTTTCAAATTGTCGAGTCCCAAAAACTGGTTGTCTTTTAGAGTGTGTACCATGTTGAATGCTAAATCTAAGGTTTTTGCGATTGGTAGTCCAGAAAATGACCCTCGGTGTAGTTCTCTAATGCCGTTGTTGCTTAGGCTAATTTCGGTTACACGTCCGAGACCGGTAAAGGTGTTTGGAGATACGTTTGCAATCATGTTACCTTCAATTCGTAGAGACTGTTGagaaaaatgtaaatgaatacagtggggggaagatgggacacctttttattctattttctcgtcccatttggtagtaaacaaagaacattcaaagaggtatcaaaccgtatcctcacgacttctatagaccgttgttaattgtttaaaaaacgatcaggcgataaaggtatcccgtctttccccactccactatatattaGGATAGAGTCAgatggttttattttctcgtcccatttggtagtaaacaaagaatatttacagaattatataaccgtatcctcacaactctaaaagaacgttgttcattgttaaaaacacgattagaaaatataggatttaggtgctaacggtatccatcttaccctataagttaccttcatttattcataatttaagtatgtagtagggtgggtcgGGTGAAGATGgtgcacctttagcacataatacccaaataacctgatcgtgttttaaacaattaacaacggtctataggagtcgtgagaatacggttttataattcattgaatgttctttgtttactaccaaatggaaagagaaaactaaacgaaaaggtgtcccatcttctccaccctactatatctctaaaactctaaaagagcgttgttaatttaggaaatataggatttaggataaaacggtatcccatcttacactTATACAGTGCTATAAATTACATTCGTTGTTTCTCAACATTCTTTGTTTCACATTATCAGTCTGTTTGCAGTCGTTGTGTAACGTGTCGTATTGCCCAAGTTAGTCTCGTTTGATAGTGTATGATTTCTACATAGTATACTTGTATTCTATATCGTGATAATCTATTTAATCTATGTCGTTCAGTTATGGCTCACTGGCTAGGATTATTACCCTTTATCTAGAACAATAAATAGGATATCAAGTACAAGGGTGCGAacttattacatttattcattgaaTTAAGTATACATACCTTTAATTTCCCTTGCGCAGCAAAACAGTTCGGTTCCATTGTAGTTATATCATTGTACTCAATATGTAGATACCGTAGCTTAGTCATATTTAGCATGTCTTTTGGCCTTAGGGTTTTAAATGTACTTCCACGTATAAGAATCCCAAACGAATCGCTTGGTATTGCAGATGTAATATTGCTGAGCGCAATGCAGTCAACATGCTTTTGGCAGTCGTCGCCAGCGcctgtatataaaaatataaaattttacgtATAGTtttgtggagtaagatgggacacctttagcacataatatccaaatatcctgatcgttttttagacaattaacaacggtctgtgggagtcgtgaggatacggttttataattctttgaatgttcttggtttactaccaaattggacg
Proteins encoded in this window:
- the LOC104266724 gene encoding chondroadherin-like protein; the protein is MIAYSRAVLAFLLLLRCGLCNKYLPRPPSYSLYDYVAEYEATTIADYGSMECNHITFCPGESGWEAGAGDDCQKHVDCIALSNITSAIPSDSFGILIRGSTFKTLRPKDMLNMTKLRYLHIEYNDITTMEPNCFAAQGKLKSLRIEGNMIANVSPNTFTGLGRVTEISLSNNGIRELHRGSFSGLPIAKTLDLAFNMVHTLKDNQFLGLDNLKQLNLMKNNISTISPLGFAGLTKLQVLNLKLNKIHQFPSTQLKVLPALDTLLLGINPITEIRREALRGMKLLRQLWLEGCNISSIARRAFNNKALQTLVLERNELENFPNLGRMRNLEILNLDDNPWKCDCDAVSMLKWISRHELTELYVECETPRYRHGVNMLTYTEEGLCDTIPVYDSGKTENITMPVIKLRHPILLRPNQIPLKRSGEKNTDSDKEMENYNDGSFVHFGNGNSHDISGDFSGEIGLNLPTVNRSVSTVHEVPKNPGQADLSVIVVIVVTLVIAMIVVTVVIVWKVSSRHERNTRPRFRRQGPIVRPANDTNGKNGENEYRLQRQNRRQNDYSKYQAAAAVSDEPAQTSLGDDVKSGDVTPDDVINQNGAEVEHYCDVHSTSDEKQT